The Drosophila biarmipes strain raj3 chromosome 2L, RU_DBia_V1.1, whole genome shotgun sequence genome has a window encoding:
- the LOC108034335 gene encoding protein dimmed yields MDATQLTELMSSHDFMQLQHQLHHNNNNYNTDGHNGLSSESAEGSARPIRRATRRTSQLSNNTYDLEMTDSSSQSDDTSGGGGSSNGGGSATNTGHPSGGSLGNQGSSTRGRVQQASSGGASCPSTLAPNSTNSSSASNANANANRRRKGALNAKERNMRRLESNERERMRMHSLNDAFQSLREVIPHVEMERRLSKIETLTLAKNYIINLTHIILSKRNEEAAALELNSGAVGGVLLSNLTAENGAGSANNTSAATLCFEDALANGGAFDCALLAATDTSSLLNAAAVTASPAMQSLQPQSIHMQTPLEQQQQQQQQQSSHLPHHQQAMHGHGHLGATMMQPQQQQPTLILNGNSPVGVGVNIGVGVGVGVGVGVGVGVGNNTSSFADINDNFDEPFREFL; encoded by the exons ATGGATGCCACGCAGCTGACGGAACTGATGAGCAGTCATGACTTCATGCAATTGCAGCACCAGTtgcaccacaacaacaacaactacaacacgGACGGACACAATGGACTATCCTCGGAGTCGGCGGAGGGGAGTGCTCGACCCATTCGACGCGCCACCAGACGCACCTCACAG TTAAGCAATAACACCTATGACCTGGAGATGACGGACTCCAGTTCGCAGAGCGATGACACGAGTGGCGGCGGAGGCAGCAGCAATGGAGGAGGCAGTGCCACCAACACTGGTCATCCCTCTGGCGGTTCGCTGGGCAATCAGGGATCCTCGACTCGCGGACGCGTTCAGCAGGCCAGCTCAGGTGGCGCCTCCTGCCCCTCGACCCTGGCCCCGAACAGCACCaactcctcctccgcctccaatGCAAATGCCAACGCCAATCGGCGGCGCAAGGGAGCTCTGAACGCCAAGGAGCGGAATATGCGACGCCTGGAGTCCAATGAGCGCGAGAGGATGCGAATGCACAGCCTCAACGATGCCTTCCAATCGCTGCGAGAAGTCATCCCACACGTGGAGATGGAACGGCGGCTGTCCAAGATCGAGACGCTGACGCTGGCCAAGAACTACATCATCAATCTGACCCACATAATACTCTCCAAGCGCAACGAGGAGGCGGCGGCCTTGGAGCTCAACTCGGGCGCCGTTGGCGGGGTGCTGCTCTCCAATCTGACGGCGGAAAACGGGGCTGGGTCAGCAAATAACACCAGTGCCGCCACGCTCTGCTTCGAGGACGCACTGGCCAACGGAGGAGCCTTCGACTGCGCCCTCCTGGCGGCCACCGACACCAGCAGCCTGCTCAACGCCGCCGCAGTGACCGCCAGTCCAGCGATGCAGAGCCTCCAGCCGCAGTCCATCCACATGCAGACGCcgctggagcagcagcagcagcagcaacagcagcaatccAGCCACCTCCCCCACCACCAGCAGGCGATGCATGGCCATGGCCACCTGGGGGCCACCATGatgcagccgcagcagcagcagcccacGCTTATACTCAATGGCAACTCAccagtgggcgtgggcgtTAACATAGGGGTTGGCGTGGGAGTGGGCGTAGGGGTtggagtgggagtgggtgtAGGGAACAATACCTCGAGCTTCGCAGATATCAACGACAACTTCGACGAGCCGTTCCGAGAGTTCCTCTAA
- the LOC108033602 gene encoding putative gustatory receptor 39b, with translation MLYSLQPYLKYFALLGLVPWSESSHPQVMQKVYSVCLIAFNIASSVIYIYFPPTSEPFLSLMVNIIVFAAKIVCVTVILLQMMVNYADYYVFCMEIKCLGLRLQGELRMSVGGLSWKTYAKVIGLGLSFLMTIMPSIYVDLTLGILYFWPSLLPILIIRMQCALMLLYVDLLGHHVCLLGRRLKNVLDCHLLGANCILDGDCGQLCSLEFLLALKRSHMDLYHLFTHFNNLFGWSILSIYVVLFTDSTVNIYWTQQVLAEIYDYGFLYATFAVFVPSLVIIFVLCRCGEFCKRKNELIGSYLRSLSCHPSPAREPAYYELLSEFIMQVEHNSLAINAEGFMETDNSLLMSLLAAKVTYLIVLMQFSSV, from the exons ATGCTGTATTCCCTACAACCGTACCTCAAGTACTTCGCCTTGCTGGGCCTTGTGCCCTGGTCGGAGAGCTCCCACCCTCAGGTCATGCAGAAAGTGTACTCGGTTTGCCTTATTGCATTTAATATTGCAAGCTCCGtgatttacatttatttcccACCGACTTCGGAACCGTTCCTCTCTCTGATGGTCAACATAATAGTTTTTGCAGCTAAGATTGTGTGCGTCACTGTCATCTTGCTGCAGATGATGGTTAACTACGCAGATTACTATGTGTTCTGCATGGAAATTAAGTGCCTGGGACTGAGACTTCAGGGCGAACTTAGGATGAGTGTGGGGGGGTTAAGCTGGAAGACCTATGCCAAAGTTATAGGACTGGGCTTAAGCTTTTTGATGACCATAATGCCCTCGATCTATGTTGATCTGACCTTAGGCATCCTCTACTTTTGGCCCTCGCTGCTACCTATCCTTATCATCAGGATGCAATGTGCTCTGATGCTGCTCTACGTAGATCTGTTGGGTCACCACGTATGTCTTCTGGGCCGTCGGCTCAAAAACGTACTCGACTGTCACCTCTTGGGCGCCAATTGCATTCTGGATGGCGACTGCGGTCAGCTTTGCTCGCTGGAGTTTCTGTTGGCACTTAAGCGGAGTCACATGGACCTGTATCATCTTTTCACGCACTTCAACAACCTCTTTGGCTGGTCCATACTCAGCATCTACGTGGTTCTGTTTACAGACAGCACGGTCAACATTTACTGGACCCAGCAGGTTCTGGCTGAGATCTACGACTACGGATTTCTCTATGCAACATTTGCAGTGTTTGTGCCGTCACTAGTCATTATTTTCGTGCTCTGTCGATGCGGAGAGTTTTGCAAAAGAAAG AATGAGCTGATTGGCAGCTATTTGAGGAGCTTGTCCTGTCATCCTTCGCCAGCAAGGGAACCGGCGTATTATGAACTGCTTTCAGAGTTTATCATGCAAGTGGAACACAATTCGCTGGCCATCAATGCCGAGGGCTTTATGGAGACCGATAACTCGCTCCTTATGTCG tTACTGGCTGCGAAAGTTACCTATTTAATCGTGCTCATGCAGTTCAGTTCGGTGTAG
- the LOC108034199 gene encoding dynein axonemal assembly factor 1 homolog, whose product MSQGTGVVAPRREVTGLNRMTPKGLKELCKKAKLYQTPRLNDVLYLHYQGYQSIECLEEYTELKSLWLECNAISEIQGLEQLTKLKCLFLQNNLITKMENLNPCRELDTLNLSSNHIRKIQNIGSDILPVLNTLNISSNYLKDCESLSDLVQCKNLSVLDLSNNRIDDILIVKVFEQMPSLRVLVLQGNPVVSRLPQYRKTLILACKELTYLDSRPVFPRDRACAEAWKREGYEGERKENNRWNRAERRKTRESVNCTIRMRNRHRPPDQQAPLLRSSDSEDDKCAENSRKRAELANGGVDHLWDEVSGEQPGSQHSSTTSSSAEDNGSVGSRDDYIAEKISDRTPLEGRPKFLYEYDLEKAEEAKKSVMTEEDATKTEGTDDKDVVKVVRVPIEETNLEELTITKEPIDKAESNTPTEDSIIDKSGNADLPLSTLDQRSVIEVGESKTPEENTLPKSNVTEIDSSSELDNDDDFENTCKTLTTIAQNNGLEEDQTNKEFKSKLIDEMYESFGAELDVDLDEPLDLHLNENTTNYKPDARFFCEESKTPRDFYQEEGEPCLAPKSKEQLEFELDSAIANDKCAYDLKEMGRQMEEDLEELRQSTQSLVGPMREETNPSDTETEEEDLTAHHDLKSRLLAHQSSERRMKMKLREEMKAEKESPKDLNNTLLEKSVPDDKQDQFLANISDDGNEAILKESLPDDEQDQLFAKILDDSTDNVPKRVFGSGFDAPSQDWPQEECMRQLTISETSVKENIFTKPITNTTSAQEAEEICIQMDKKLAEDEKALRKLLQDLEDEVNETYEIETTVEYEETITTEETDVASICHSLLDDIIVEVTYNELVRAQKPKSFEFGPIESDEEFSYSAEPKLEKLVPPELEDPARGKSLRECLDTFADFVTSMGDPKLKFMLGRTPTAGVEKIRAAQELLKSKNLAEFNQDSAESLDAQIAKEKEKLKRRVAASATRCFNQREKYDDTLEVVDNRLMVVKKDSGELEELPPPPALISDSESEDYETAEEEYTPGRESHNQGARRPWTTPYKPKPRKSEEHLVTEAMQQREMESALQGSPDGSREVNDPPEDEFYSLEAMTTFGNLDSEFFQKLDFHEVNASDDAESAIECMRSYNELKAYMKAGSTEHQLTSEENEMLQAMISNEESEVTKPSTPQREEEDDLLKKMVIRMKEYEERERQLQLTQQDVSEDLVPISLSVGGAKLFEQKSEISEAMEGDSENKTDGHLESKDNEDNSQDKNEANRLTTPQVEESVAPLLKTTLACQNKSIDDDIPSDASTDYESGEELVVVEPPKLPEAVLKSFYSEGFEADLKMVHDLKEATRRNIQPPLTTVQKSNITSTSCSHPSNNPLHNLVQEKEMKSLSNSEQSVGARAKWAKIAERLHEFLDPETIEMLNKQEFGESDECDDDDDENTSPVPEDTEMIEEHIFGKEENLEAVDQDDIAQSTDNRNSSFCKVEDIPQRGNEDKNIISEEKVISNLEVKCLISDGEAMESTLAPDIALKKVFLPDGKEDQLETLKNESEKRTPQQSSSTECFRIDYFEDPTETEIEIDCAQQKCLKTEQIECNLEILSEDGDAVVKELSVSAQVTFK is encoded by the exons atgtcTCAAGGAACCGGGGTAGTGGCCCCTCGCAGAGAGGTAACCGGTCTTAATCGCATGACGCCCAAGGGCCTGAAGGAACTGTGCAAGAAGGCCAAGCTGTATCAGACACCACGTCTAAATGATGTACTCTATTTGCACTATCAGG GTTATCAGAGCATCGAGTGCCTGGAGGAGTACACGGAGCTTAAGTCCCTGTGGCTAGAGTGCAATGCGATTTCCGAAATACAGGGCTTGGAACAACTGACTAAACTGAAGTGCCTATTTCTGCAAAACAATTTGATCACAAAGATGGAGAATTTAAACCCATGCAGAGAGCTAGATACTTTAAATCTTAGCTCAAACCATATTCGCAAAATCCAAAACATTGGGTCCGATATCCTACCAGTTTTGAACACCCTCAACATTTCATCAAACTATCTGAAGGACTGCGAGAGCCTGTCAGACTTGGTCCAGTGCAAAAATCTATCGGTGCTGGACCTATCAAACAACCGAATTGACGACATATTGATTGTGAAAGTGTTCGAGCAGATGCCAAGTCTGAGGGTTTTGGTGTTACAGGGGAACCCCGTGGTTTCTAGACTACCCCAGTATCGGAAAACCTTGATACTGGCCTGC AAAGAACTCACTTATTTGGATAGTCGTCCTGTGTTCCCCCGTGATCGAGCGTGCGCTGAGGCTTG GAAGCGAGAGGGCTACGAAGGAGAACGCAAGGAAAACAACCGATGGAACAGGGCTGAACGTAGGAAGACCCGCGAGAGCGTTAACT GTACCATACGCATGCGCAATCGTCACCGTCCTCCCGATCAGCAGGCTCCCTTGCTGAGGTCCAGCGATTCCGAAGACGACAAATGCGCGGAGAACAGCCGCAAAAGGGCCGAGCTTGCGAACGGAGGTGTCGATCATTTGTGGGACGAGGTGTCGGGTGAACAGCCGGGCTCGCAGCACAGTAGCACCACATCTAGTTCTGCCGAAGACAATGGAAGTGTAGGTTCTCGGGACGATTACATAGCTGAGAAAATAAGTGATCGTACGCCTCTAGAGGGTCGTCCAAAGTTCCTTTATGAATATGATTTAGAGAAAGCGGAGGAAGCTAAGAAGAGCGTGATGACGGAAGAGGATGCTACGAAGACTGAAGGCACCGATGATAAAGATGTTGTCAAGGTAGTGCGTGTTCCAATAGAAGAGACAAACCTGGAAGAACTCACTATTACTAAAGAGCCGATCGACAAGGCTGAAAGCAATACTCCAACAGAGGATTCAATTATTGATAAGTCTGGGAATGCAGATTTGCCATTGAGCACATTGGACCAGCGTAGTGTAATTGAAGTCGGAGAAAGTAAAACCCCTGAAGAAAATACATTACCAAAATCGAATGTTACCGAAATCGACAGTAGTTCAGAGCTGGATAACGATGACGATTTCGAGAACACTTGCAAAACCCTGACAACTATAGCTCAAAATAACGGTCTTGAAGAAGACCAAACCAACAAAGAGTTTAAGAGTAAACTTATTGACGAAATGTACGAAAGCTTTGGAGCTGAGCTTGATGTCGATCTCGACGAGCCTCTAGACCTACATCTAAATGAAAACACAACCAACTACAAACCAGACGCGAGGTTTTTTTGTGAGGAAAGCAAGACGCCTAGGGACTTTTAtcaagaggaaggagagccTTGCCTCGCACCCAAATCCAAGGAACAGCTAGAGTTTGAGCTGGACAGTGCCATCGCAAATGATAAGTGTGCTTATGACTTGAAGGAAATGGGTAGACAAATGGAGGAGGATTTGGAAGAACTGAGGCAGTCCACACAGAGTTTGGTAGGGCCTATGAGGGAAGAGACTAATCCATCAGACACAGAAACTGAAGAAGAAGACCTGACAGCCCATCATGATCTAAAGTCTCGTCTTCTTGCCCATCAGTCCAGTGAACGGCGTATGAAGATGAAGTTAAGAGAAGAAATGAAAGCCGAAAAAGAATCTCCGAAAGATTTGAACAATACACTCTTAGAGAAATCAGTGCCAGATGATAAGCAAGACCAATTTTTGGCCAATATATCAGACGATGGTAATGAAGCAATTTTAAAAGAATCACTTCCAGATGATGAGCAAGACCAATTGTTCGCCAAGATATTGGACGATTCTACGGATAATGTACCCAAGCGCGTCTTTGGCAGTGGGTTTGATGCGCCAAGCCAGGATTGGCCACAGGAGGAGTGTATGCGTCAACTGACCATCTCTGAAACTTCAGTCAAAGAGAACATCTTCACCAAACCCATCACAAATACGACTAGTGCCCAAGAGGCTGAGGAAATTTGCATTCAAATGGATAAAAAACTGGCTGAGGACGAGAAAGCCCTTCGTAAGCTACTGCAGGACTTGGAGGACGAGGTTAACGAGACATATGAAATTGAAACGACGGTGGAATACGAGGAAACTATTACCACCGAAGAAACCGATGTTGCCAGTATTTGCCACTCTTTGCTGGACGATATCATTGTTGAGGTGACTTACAACGAATTAGTGCGGGCTCAAAAACCCAAGAGTTTTGAGTTTGGTCCAATTGAATCCGATGAGGAGTTCAGCTACTCTGCCGAACCGAAACTTGAAAAGTTGGTGCCCCCTGAATTGGAGGACCCGGCCCGTGGCAAGAGCCTTCGGGAATGCCTGGATACCTTCGCCGACTTTGTCACTTCCATGGGCGATCCAAAGCTGAAGTTTATGCTGGGTCGAACACCGACCGCGGGAGTGGAGAAAATTCGTGCCGCACAGGAGTTGCTGAAGTCAAAGAACCTTGCGGAGTTCAACCAGGATTCGGCGGAAAGCTTGGACGCCCAAATAGCCAAGGAAAAGGAGAAGCTCAAGAGGCGCGTGGCAGCCTCTGCCACTCGGTGCTTTAACCAACGCGAGAAATATGATGATACCTTAGAGGTGGTCGACAATCGGCTAATGGTTGTCAAGAAGGACTCCGGGGAGCTGGAAGAGCTTCCACCTCCTCCAGCCTTGATAAGTGACTCTGAGTCCGAGGACTACGAGACAGCCGAGGAAGAGTACACACCTGGCAGAGAAAGCCATAATCAGGGAGCTCGGCGTCCATGGACCACCCCGTATAAGCCAAAGCCACGAAAGTCAGAGGAACACCTGGTGACAGAGGCTATGCAGCAAAGGGAAATGGAATCTGCCCTTCAAGGATCGCCAGACGGCTCTAGAGAGGTGAACGACCCCCCTGAAGACGAATTTTACTCGCTGGAAGCTATGACCACCTTCGGTAACCTGGACTCTGAGTTCTTTCAGAAACTGGATTTCCATGAAGTCAACGCATCCGATGACGCTGAATCGGCCATCGAGTGCATGCGTAGCTACAACGAACTTAAAGCTTACATGAAGGCCGGATCGACGGAGCACCAGCTGACCAGTGAGGAAAACGAGATGTTGCAGGCGATGATTTCTAACGAGGAATCCGAAGTGACCAAGCCAAGCACTCCCCAgagggaggaggaggatgatcTGCTGAAAAAAATGGTCATTCGCATGAAGGAGTACGAGGAGAGGGAGCGTCAACTCCAGCTAACACAACAAGATGTTTCCGAGGATTTGGTCCCAATTAGCTTGTCCGTGGGTGGAGCAAAACTTTTCGAGCAAAAGAGCGAAATTTCAGAGGCCATGGAAGGGGACTCCGAAAATAAAACCGATGGCCACCTGGAATCCAAAGACAACGAAGATAATTCTCAAGATAAAAACGAAGCCAATCGATTGACTACACCTCAGGTTGAAGAAAGTGTCGCTCCACTTCTAAAGACCACTCTCGCTTGTCAGAACAAAAGTATAGACGATGATATACCATCGGATGCTTCAACGGACTACGAATCTGGAGAGGAGCTAGTTGTGGTAGAGCCGCCAAAACTTCCCGAGGCAGTCCTGAAGTCGTTCTACTCTGAGGGATTTGAGGCGGACTTAAAAATGGTTCACGATCTTAAAGAAGCCACTCGGCGAAATATTCAGCCGCCGTTGACAACGGTACAGAAATCAAACATAACTTCAACCAGCTGCTCACATCCAAGTAATAACCCCTTACATAATCTCGTACaagaaaaggaaatgaaatcGCTTTCAAATTCTGAGCAGTCCGTAGGTGCTAGGGCGAAATGGGCCAAAATAGCTGAACGATTACACGAGTTCCTTGATCCTGAGACGATTGAAATGCTTAATAAACAAGAGTTTGGTGAGAGCGATGAATgtgacgacgatgatgatgaaaaTACTAGCCCTGTTCCTGAAGACACAGAGATGATTGAAGAACACATATTTGGAAAGGAAGAAAATCTAGAAGCTGTAGATCAAGACGATATTGCACAAAGTACTGACAATAGAAATTCAAGTTTCTGTAAGGTTGAAGACATCCCTCAGAGAGGGAACgaagataaaaatataatcagtGAAGAAAAGGTGATTTCTAATCTAGAAGTTAAGTGCTTGATAAGCGACGGCGAAGCAATGGAAAGTACTTTGGCACCAGATATAGCTTTGAAGAAAGTGTTTTTACCCGATGGAAAGGAGGACCAATTGGAAACACTGAAAAACGAAAGCGAAAAGCGCACACCACAACAATCTTCTTCTACTGAATGTTTTAGGATTGATTATTTTGAGGACCCAACCGAAACTGAAATCGAAATCGATTGTGcacaacaaaaatgtttaaaaacggAACAAATAGAGTGCAACCTTGAGATCTTGAGCGAAGATGGAGACGCTGTGGTTAAAGAACTCAGTGTTAGTGCTCAGGTGACCTTTAAGTAA
- the LOC108034131 gene encoding cytosolic 10-formyltetrahydrofolate dehydrogenase produces MALHLKIAIIGQSNFAADVLELLLERLNIQIVGVFTIPDKGSREDILATTAAAHKIPVFKFSSWRRKGVALPEVLEQYKSVGATLNVLPFCSQFIPMEVIDGAPLGSICYHPSILPRHRGASAISWTLIEGDEVAGFSIFWADDGLDTGPLLLTRQTNLEPTDTLDTIYKRFLYPEGVKAMGVAVDMVASGTAPKVTQTEVGATYDPAMFKTENQVINLQASAEKIWNFVRGLDSVPGAVATVLLEDGSEEQVRLFGAHLYSAGPVSHGQALRLKGLPKPAWVHSGGLLIEGTDGAFVNIRRIKRGSKVISASEWFKQADQQPITDFTEDELSKQTLLAGIWQAILKEQIEPSTDFFAAGAGSMDVVRLVEEVKEAFDVPLENEQVFMAPVFEEFFGQLVKILRQGSGGSGGQQLDFEGFTLKANKREIRVPTQLFINGEFVDAEGQRTLDIVNPTNEEVLCQVACASSGDVDKAVQAAHTAFYGSWKQISARQRGQLMLNLADLMEQHKEELATIEAVDSGAVYTLALKTHVGMSIDAWRYFAGWCDKIQGSTIPVNPARPNNVLTFTRKEPIGVCGLITPWNYPLMMLSWKMAACIAAGNTCLIKPAQTCPLTALKFAELTVRAGFPPGVINVLPGKGSDAGQAVADHQLVRKLGFTGSTPIGKHIMKSCADSNLKKCSLELGGKSPLIIFADCDLDKAVKHGMSSVFFNKGENCIAAGRLFVEDRIHDEFVRRVLKDLRTMTIGDPLNRSTAHGPQNHKAHFDKLLDFCQRGVAEGAELVYGGCRVPDLKGYFFTPTVFTNVTDDMFIAQEESFGPIMIISKFNGSDVDSLMQRANRTEYGLASGVFTKDIGKALSFADRIEAGTVFVNVYNKTDVAAPFGGFKQSGYGKDLGQEALNEYLKTKCVTVEY; encoded by the exons ATGGCT CTACACCTAAAAATTGCGATTATTGGCCAGAGCAATTTTGCAGCCGACGTTCTGGAGCTCTTGTTGGAGCGCTTGAATATCCAGATAGTGGGAGTCTTCACGATCCCCGACAAGGGCAGTCGCGAGGACATCctggccaccaccgccgccgcccacAAGATTCCAGTGTTCAAGTTCTCCAGCTGGCGTCGCAAGGGCGTGGCCCTGCCCGAGGTCCTGGAGCAGTACAAGTCGGTGGGCGCCACCCTAAACGTCCTGCCCTTCTGCTCCCAGTTCATTCCCATGGAAGTGATCGACGGCGCCCCTCTGGGCAGCATCTGCTACCATCCCTCCATCCTGCCACGCCACCGCGGAGCCAGCGCCATCTCCTGGACCCTCATCGAGGGCGACGAGGTGGCCGGCTTCAGTATCTTCTGGGCGGACGACGGCCTGGACACGGGACCCCTTCTGCTCACCCGCCAGACGAACCTCGAGCCCACCGACACGCTGGACACCATCTACAAGCGCTTCCTGTACCCCGAGGGCGTGAAGGCCATGGGCGTGGCCGTGGATATGGTGGCCAGTGGCACAGCTCCCAAGGTAACCCAAACGGAGGTGGGAGCCACCTATGATCCGGCCATGTTCAAGACGGAAAATCAGGTGATCAATCTGCAAGCCTCTGCAGAGAAGATTTGGAACTTTGTCCGAGGTCTGGACTCAGTTCCGGGAGCTGTGGCCACTGTGCTCCTGGAGGATGGCTCGGAGGAGCAGGTTCGTCTCTTCGGAGCTCATCTGTACTCCGCGGGACCCGTTTCCCATGGACAGGCGCTGCGTCTGAAGGGTCTGCCCAAGCCGGCCTGGGTTCACAGTGGTGGCCTCCTCATCGAGGGAACCGATGGGGCCTTCGTCAACATTCGGCGGATTAAGCGTGGCTCCAAGGTGATCAGCGCCAGCGAGTGGTTTAAGCAGGCGGATCAGCAGCCCATCACGGATTTCACGGAGGATGAGCTCAGCAAGCAAACCTTGCTGGCGGGGATTTGGCAGGCGATACTCAAGGAGCAAATCGAACCCTCCACGGATTTCTTTGCTGCCGGCGCCGGATCCATGGACGTGGTGCGTCTGGTGGAGGAGGTGAAGGAGGCCTTCGATGTGCCGCTGGAGAACGAGCAGGTTTTCATGGCCCCCGTCTTCGAGGAGTTCTTCGGCCAGCTGGTGAAGATTCTGCGGCAGGGCAGCGGTGGTTCCGGTGGTCAGCAGTTGGACTTTGAGGGATTCACGCTGAAGGCCAACAAACGGGAGATCCGAGTTCCCACCCAGCTGTTCATCAACGGCGAGTTCGTGGACGCCGAGGGTCAACGCACCTTGGACATTGTCAATCCAACAAATGAGGAAGTGCTCTGCCAGGTGGCCTGTGCCTCCTCCGGCGACGTGGACAAGGCTGTGCAGGCTGCCCACACGGCATTCTACGGGTCGTGGAAGCAGATCTCGGCCAGGCAGCGCGGACAACTGATGCTCAACCTGGCCGATCTCATGGAGCAGCACAAGGAGGAGCTGGCCACCATTGAGGCGGTGGACTCGGGAGCGGTCTACACACTGGCCTTGAAGACCCACGTGGGCATGTCCATCGATGCGTGGCGGTACTTCGCCGGTTGGTGCGACAAGATCCAGGGCAGCACCATTCCCGTGAACCCAGCCAGGCCCAACAACGTGCTGACCTTCACCCGCAAGGAGCCCATTGGAGTCTGCGGCCTGATCACGCCCTGGAACTACCCGCTGATGATGCTGTCCTGGAAAATGGCCGCCTGCATTGCCGCCGGCAACACCTGTCTGATTAAGCCTGCCCAGACCTGCCCGCTGACCGCCCTCAAGTTCGCCGAGCTTACCGTCCGGGCGGGATTCCCGCCGGGAGTGATCAACGTGCTGCCCGGCAAGGGTTCGGATGCGGGGCAGGCGGTCGCCGATCATCAGCTGGTGCGCAAGCTGGGCTTCACCGGCTCCACGCCCATCGGCAAACATATTATGAAGTCCTGCGCGGACTCCAACCTCAAGAAGTGCTCCCTGGAGCTGGGCGGCAAGAGTCCGTTGATCATCTTTGCGGACTGCGATTTGGACAAGGCGGTGAAACAC GGCATGTCTTCGGTCTTCTTTAACAAGGGGGAGAACTGCATCGCCGCAGGTCGACTGTTCGTGGAGGATCGGATCCACGACGAATTCGTGAGACGGGTGCTCAAGGATCTGCGCACCATGACCATCGGGGATCCACTGAACCGCTCCACGGCCCATGGACCCCAGAACCACAAGGCGCACTTCGACAAGCTACTGGACTTCTGCCAGCGGGGCGTGGCCGAAGGGGCGGAACTGGTGTACGGAGGATGTCGGGTGCCAGATCTCAAGGGATACTTCTTCACCCCCACGGTATTCACGAACGTCACCGACGACATGTTCATTGCCCAAGAGGAGTCCTTTGGACCCATCATGATAATCTCCAAGTTCAACGGCAGCGACGTGGACTCCCTGATGCAGCGGGCCAACCGGACGGAGTACGGCCTGGCCAGTGGGGTCTTCACAAAGGACATCGGAAAGGCCCTCAGCTTCGCCGACCGCATCGAAGCCGGCACTGTGTTCGTCAACGTCTACAACAAGACGGACGTGGCAGCTCCCTTCGGGGGATTCAAGCAGAGCGGATATGGCAAGGATCTGGGCCAGGAGGCGCTCAACGAGTACCTCAAGACCAAGTGTGTGACTGTGGAATACTAA
- the LOC108034207 gene encoding CD63 antigen: protein MASGGLACVKYLTFFCNLLFALSGLLIFLVGGMVQLNYAHYSNFVSDHIWTAPIILMIVGAAVAVICFLGCCGALKESSCMILSFAILAVVIFLFEIGLGVAGYVKHTGLQQLMEGQFNTTMKHYKDRADYRDAWTLLQTELDCCGTFGPSDWENNFANKTLPAACCSVINLSEAKECTSVHANKQGCLQKLLDILDSKTLILASVVLAVAGIQMLTILFACCLYRSFRRSYDHV, encoded by the exons ATGGCATCCGGCGGCTTGGCATGTGTCAAATATTTGACATTCTTCTGCAACCTTCTTTTTGCG CTTTCCGGACTTCTCATCTTTCTGGTGGGGGGAATGGTTCAACTGAACTATGCTCACTATTCGAATTTCGTAAGCGATCACATCTGGACCGCTCCCATAATACTGATGATTGTCGGAGCCGCAGTTGCCGTCATCTGCTTCTTGGGATGCTGTGGAGCCCTCAAGGAGAGCAGCTGCATGATACTGAGCTTCGCCATTCTCGCCGTGGTCATCTTCCTGTTCGAGATCGGACTGGGCGTTGCCGGCTACGTGAAGCACACTGGTCTGCAGCAGCTCATGGAGGGACAATTCAACACGACCATGAAGCACTACAAGGATCGGGCCGACTACCGGGATGCCTGGACCCTGCTGCAGACCGAGCTGGACTGCTGCGGCACGTTCGGGCCGAGCGACTGGGAAAACAACTTCGCCAACAAGACCCTGCCGGCAGCGTGTTGCTCTGTGATTAACCTAAGCGAGGCCAAGGAATGCACATCTGTCCATGCAAACAAGCAGGGATGCTTGCAGAAACTTTTAGACATCTTGGACTCGAAGACTTTGATCCTGGCCTCAGTTGTATTGGCAGTGGCGGGTATCCAG ATGCTTACCATACTGTTCGCCTGCTGCCTCTATCGTTCGTTTCGCAGGAGCTACGATCACGTTTAG